tagaaaaaaggttgcCCTTGCataaacacattgatttcctccaagcgtggcccaataggtttccccatccaactccaaaactagttagtcccttcgaacataaattagagaccacctcaaacactccagacattgtttgtttgtattgtatACTCTCTATAcatgtattgcatactctctatacatgtattgtttgattacacagattttCTGAAAAATGCTGGGCAAGGGAAGGGCAAATTTTCATATAAATTTAGACAACCAAGTACACCCCCACCCATTAATAAATGTgcattgattggtccaaaccttgtggttcttcccaagagtgcGGACCTAGCACATGTTGCAGATAGTGTGCTAGATGACACTCGATAGTCCATATTTTCTagtattgctactatagccacacaggtggatgagatgacatcagATCAGGTGGGTAGATATTTGTTCCACTCTCATACTAAAATTCATGATGCATCAACGAGTGATGATCCATATGTTTGAGTAGACATACCATCATCGATGGATGATGCACAcatgcatgacatagatcctttacgATAGATGAGCGCATGCTTATCTAGAGATCTCTTGGATGCATATCAGGTCATTGCTATGGATCATGGGATCCCACTACAGAATGCCCCATCATTTGTTAGGAGTGCACTTGGTAGACCGGGTACATCTAGCCGTGGTTGTGAGCATACAGATTCTCAGCCTATTGCTACTGCACATCCTACTGCTCCGCCCCAGCATACAGCAGTTGGTAGggatacacctcctcctcctgTTTATACATCAGTTGATCGAGCCACAGACCCTATTACTGGATTTTtggggatgttcactaccatgcttatggagCCAGACAGTGAGGGGGATCATGTTGTAGTAGGCTCCTTGCATGATTCTAACATTCTGACATCAGCAGGATTGGACGAGCCTTACATGCTGcaggagaggtatgaattatataatatataatttactaattttaattttgatattttatatagctacttgattgtacgcatgaactgcatagattaaattaattaaatatatattggattgtattttttgaactatatagggtatcacgttagggtcgatgtatggagatttggatgttGTCACTTACCCAGTTGTTCATCAGGAGACACGAGtacatataaaatttaatttttttttgttttgtttttaagttctatttaaatggatatctaggtgttgattaaataatttcttgagcgatttaaattttatatatataaatatatatatatatatatatatattgatagttctgatacttaatgttaagtacagatgccaaaataataagatgagaggggagggtgaatcatacaaacttaatcttccataaaaacattagattcaacctcggtaacatatacttcagtaatataaccaaaattgctaaacatgcaaactcaaaagcatataaacatcataacactcataacaccatatttaacgtggaaacccaaatagggaaaaactactatgggatttcggacccactaagaaatatactcttctagagtatgctcggttaaaagcaaatcctattaaagattacaaacacatttctagatgtgacctggttaagggatttccctcaaacctgttaggatcttcaccttgttagaagtgaccttgttaaaggatttcaaacactcaatcagaatgtcaccttgctagagggttttacaaataagactgttaagtccactcggttaagagattttctgtcactttacaaaataaaagtaataaaaatctatctgcaacttcacatctaaaatgctaaagcagattcttgtttgctcaatacaatatagacatagaactaatcttgtccatctactgggctctatactctgttattcaaaacaggtcttcaagcttctatgctcggtaatcactatgtagcatccctgtgcatacacttgcccacatacattgtttatcaacagttccttatttataaaaaatagctaaccgcttaatctcctttatcacatttcccatgatcaatcatagccatcagatcttcaaactttgtccaggttcaatgtatccttcgatctgaaaatgttttacctcgtctaggaacttgcatacatttcttggaacttgtgctagggtattgcggttcaatctgagttgtagatcttcctaccaattttcctttgccatagattctttaacaaacttcattcacggcatacaaatcatataatcatagccagctcatcagcttccttcattaaatgatgcatgtaatcatttaatgcattctgttattactcggttgcaactcggtaaatactaaacttcactcggtagacattccgccttcattaatcgatagcgataaccttagggtttatcgactaggttccttagggtttaccaactaggttctttgctcggtaacatagtatagtattaaccttacaatcaataacatatgtatgatatcaaacaatctaaacatcatgatctcatcattgtctaactcagtaatagtttcccattgaataacttattcctccccttattcatcatattctttctgtgtcttttactaacatctttatactcatcaaatcatacttctcaagatatggcaacatcatactaaattagaaaatcaatttcttgacatcaatgacaaaataataatattaagatagtaaatatccttaatcagttatatccataatcatcaacaaccttctcaatatccttattgaaatgccaacaatctctccttgtctgttataatgcaaaatgccaacaatctccccctttggcattgatggcaaaatcaattgatttgacctaattaattcggattgctgtgagattctgaaatgctgaaatgctctcctcctatcATCATAATTCTCCCTcgtacattagtcttctcctcttttctcagtcttttccagtcttctccagtcttctccccctttgacaacaatgccaaaaaagtaaagaactaaaacataatttcttccgctgagaagtgaattcctgctattatgtgtcaacttagtctcggtcagagcattttgtcttcaattcctgttccctgtattgtttcctatattgtttcttgtacacctttagaaaacatcctaaagtgtgtaaatcaacatcaactcctaaaagatattttgtagagtcatcaaattgatgctttcaccgaactcggtcagtgagtagaagataggggtaggacccctaacttacttctgagatactcaaaagtgtcccttggcagtggcttggtgaagatatctgctatttgttcctttgtgcttacatactccaacaccactttcttctcttgagcttcttctctaagataatgatatttgatagagatgtgctttgtcttagagtgcataataggattctttgaaatgttaatggcactagtattgtcacaaaatatagttactggctcaataactttctcatttataccttccaatagttgtttgatccatgctatgttggtacaattcaatgctgcagcaacgtattcagcttttgttgttgactgtgaaacacatccctgtttcttgctaagccaactcactagtctttctcctaaaaagaaagctcctccacttgtgattttcctatcatcaatgttgcctgcccaatcagcatcagtataaacttttaaatcaaagtcatttcctttctgatatactaagccataatcctcagtggctttcaagtatctaaaaattctcttgattgttgtcatgtgtgtttccttaggatttgcagagaatcttgcaactatacctattgcatgtgctatatctggcatgttgtgaacaacatattgaaactttccaatcatggatcggtaaagtgtctcatcaacaaatgcagattcattattctttgataatttgtagtTGGCAGTCATTGGAGTACTTActtgttttgaatcctccattccaaatttcttcaagatttcctttatgtacttggattgagtaatgaaaatctcatttttcatttgcagtatctgtaaacctataaatactttatctcactgattaatgacatctcaaattctttgctcatttcatttccaaagttcttgcatagagagtcatttccacaaaatataatatcatcaacaaatatggttgagatctgtatttcattttcatcattcttcatgtacatattgttgttttcacttgtccttataaaaccaatcttgattaaataagagtgcaatctttcataccatgctctaggtgcttgttttagaccatataaagctttgttcaatttacatacctgatctttattcttgtcttcaacaaatccttcaggttgttcaataaaaacctcttcttctaatataccattcagaaatgtagatttgacatccatttgatataccttgaaatttttgaaagcagcatatgccaacaatgttcttgctccttcaagtctagccataggtgcaaaagtttcaccataatcaattccttcttcttgagcataacctttgcaaactagtcttgctttatttcgaatgacctcacctttttcattcagcttgtttctgaaaatctactttgtaccgattatatttttgtccttcggtcttgggaccagtgtccatgtgtcattcttcttgatttgatcaatctcttctgtcatagcatttatccaatcttcactgttaaatgcctctttcactattctcggttcaaattcagatatcagacatgtgttttgtctcagtttgttccttgtcatcactggatcatccttatctcctataatctgacttgatgcatgatgtcttctgacatacttggctaatacaggctcggtaggctctgtatgatcttcttcatcactcggtaattggatattttcttcatttccttctacagttttctcggtaagacttgtcgattgaacatagacaaattcatcataatcttctggttccttggaatttccttcatcatttctttctgcaaattcatcaattttaacatttgtactttctactattttgttagatgatttgatcagacatttaaatgctttacttctggaagaataaccaagaaatgttccttcttcacttttttgatcaaactttccatttctatcatctttgtgtacatagcatctacttccaaagattttaaaataacttacattaggtttcttgtcataccagatttcatatggtgtcttcaaggttcctttcttcagttttactcggttcagggtgtaaactgctgtgcttattgcttctctccaaaatgtttgtggcactttcttttcaatcatcaaggttctggcacaatccacaatagatatgtttcttcttttagcaattccattttgttgtggagttcttggtgcagagacttgtctttttataccatgatcattgcagaataagttgaactcatcagatgtgaactctcctcctctatctgatctaagacatttcagttgtcttcctatttcattttcaactcttgccttgtaccatttaaacctTTGAAAAGCttccaatttttcttttaaaaacattactgacatcatccttgagtaatcatccacaaataatatgaaatatttatcaccataataactttgaactttcataggcccacaaagattagtgtgcacaagatctaaaattcccttagaagtgtaaggcttacttgtaaagcttgatcttgtcattttacccatctggcatcctcaacacatagcattcttaggtttttccaaactcggtagacctcttactcaatctgaaaatgttttacgtTGTCTAGGAACtttcatacatttcttggaacttttgctagggtattgcggttcaatctgagttgtagatcttcctacctattttcctttgccatagattctttaacaaacttcattcacggcataccaatcatataatcatagccaactcatcagcttccttcattaaatgatGCATgttatcatttaatgcattctgttattactcggttgcaactcggtaaatactaaacttcgctcagtagacatttcaccttcattaaccgatagcgataaccttagggtttaccgactaggttctttgctcggtaacatagtatagtattaaccttacaatcaataacatatgtatgatatcaaaacaatctaaacatcatgatctcatcattgtctaacttggtaatagttgcccattgaataacttattcctccccttattcatcatattctttctgtgtcttttaccgacatctttatactcaccaaatcatacttctcaagatatggcaacatcatactgaattagaaaatcaatttcttgacatcaatgacaaaataataatattaagacagtaaatatccttaatcagttatatccataatcatcaacaaccttctcaatatccttattgaaatgccaacaatctttccttgtctgttataatgtcaaatgccaatATATATATCCAACAAAATGTGTGCATTATCTAGGATGAGCGAGGTTTGCATGGGATGAGCCATTCATCCTACAAATATTCTAGGGTCCAGCATGCACGCAatggaggtgttagagaccccgaggtatgtttatctacaacctcgtgtacatgtacatgttcaagtttatgtgtaatttatattgcaggCGCAGGGGGCGATGTTTGAGGATTTACACATTGCCACCAACCTTGTTGATCATGAGACATAGGtacatacattataactttaaattaattgaatcttaaatatttaagttctatttttaaaggGTTAGTTTGCAAGTTATGAATTTATGTGTAcacatgtatatctaacaaaatttcaacattgcaggatgcaccactatcacgcaggttgagctcctcatcacatagacgtcctagaatcctgcatgcacatggtggtgatgttagagattCTTCACAGGTATGTTTGTCTACGTACAAATTCTCATAATCTATGTTACTTAAATTTTTTTACTTTAGTACattcaaattaaatttttaatgtatgattttatgcGTGCATACTCTATTGCAAGCGCATGGATCGAGACATACTTCAGGACAGGACCTCGAGTGAcccattctttatatatatatgtgcatgtgcatacattttatagacatttcatatatatttgtacaagtgtactagacatttcatacatgtgtattGTACACATTTCATATGCGTATATACATACTagatatttatttttcatatttcatgtgtgtgtgtgtatgtgttagatagatgtATACTTCAtaaacatatatgtgtatgtgttagatagatctacatttcatactacttttCACGTTTATTTATAGATAAATTacgtttttgaaagttaagtgtttaaatgatagaatctctaagtcatttgaatttagtaagtgttctagttaattgtacatgtgtatgtgaaagttaagtgtttatgtctattttaactttgttcattgttaaacaaaattagtcattaaaatttaatttatttgttcattttagttaagtgtttatgtacatgtttaatgaacttacttcaaaaatttaatatccccttaaatccccctaagaccacttaaaacaccttaggacaacataattaaatgaaacattatatgtgtaaataaatgaaatgaatgtacatagatgaataaaatgaatccatgcatgtgtaaaaatataaaagaatcaatccccttaattatccccttaaatccccttaagaccacttaaaacaccttaggacaacattattagatgaatccaaacaacataattaaatgaaacaatatatgtataaatataaatgaaatgaatgtacatagatgaataaaatgaatccatgcatgtgtaaaaatataaaagaatcaatccccttaagaccacttaaaacacgttaggacaacataattagatgaatccaaacaacataattaaatgaaacaatatatgtgtaaatataaatgaaatgaatgtacatagattaaTAAAATGAACCCATGCATGTGtagaaatataaaagaatcaatgatgcaaatatccccttaaatgtccttaagaccacttaaaacaccttaaggcAACATAATTAGTTGCTCATTTTAGTGAAACTATATATACATGCgtaactatatatacaacattaattaaatgaaactataaatgtgtaaatcaaaattaaatgaatacatagatgaataaaacatgtaaaatcaatgtataaaacaaaaaataaatgcatcaacaaaactaaatttccacaagttatccaaattgctacacatgtctagaaatatctaaatatatatacgAGTTTATCAAAATAAAACCTATCTAATAtattttacttgttcaaacatgacaagtgaacttaaagctcgtGGTGCATATAGtctggatcctccctatcttttataatttcaaaaaaaaaatcatgatcttcaataggcaacctccacttttggttgccacgtcctctttttgcaatgtctccaactgcaatcttgtcgctattactaagtgactgtagtgtagaaatttttggcctggcatataatcaatgaatgttacactatttgtatctatctttatttgttgataataggtgccttcaacaacaactaaactagtgggatattgttgcccatcatcatcactgactgattccaataacttgcattttggttgtgtttatcttagtagataataatttACACTTTTAGTATTGTCAGGATCACcaatcactgcaaaaatatcacctgtgaaaatagaccgtgcatgtatatatattacaagcaattttagttcattacacatt
This genomic stretch from Cryptomeria japonica chromosome 8, Sugi_1.0, whole genome shotgun sequence harbors:
- the LOC131857703 gene encoding ethylene-responsive transcription factor CRF4-like; this encodes MSACLSRDLLDAYQVIAMDHGIPLQNAPSFVRSALGRPGTSSRGCEHTDSQPIATAHPTAPPQHTAVGRDTPPPPVYTSVDRATDPITGFLGMFTTMLMEPDSEGDHVVVGSLHDSNILTSAGLDEPYMLQERESKNKVDKLPMQSSSEEFVKENQLNELLKLNSKKCKYCGKQNRYRGVRKRPWDRYVVEIRDPESKRHQWLGTFDASKEAANACDIVARSMKKVGANRNFD